The Petrocella atlantisensis genome has a window encoding:
- a CDS encoding cysteine-rich small domain-containing protein: protein MKNSYAFFNNKDCDYFPCHMTDQPDTFNCKYCYCPLYLLECKGNFILVNGVKDCSNCLLPHRPDSDLYINKLLREQVFNKIKPHQ from the coding sequence ATGAAGAATAGTTATGCTTTCTTTAATAATAAGGATTGTGATTATTTTCCTTGCCATATGACGGATCAGCCGGATACTTTTAATTGTAAGTATTGTTATTGTCCCCTTTATTTACTGGAGTGTAAAGGCAATTTTATTCTTGTTAATGGTGTTAAGGATTGTAGTAATTGCTTACTGCCCCATCGTCCTGATAGCGATTTGTATATTAATAAGTTACTAAGAGAACAGGTTTTTAATAAGATTAAACCTCATCAATAA
- the gltA gene encoding NADPH-dependent glutamate synthase, which yields MANMSLKKVSMPEQDPNVRNRNFLEVAQGYTKEQAIEEANRCLQCKTKPCVAGCPVMVQIPEFIKLVAEGDMEAAYHVIKETNSLPAVCGRVCPQESQCELLCVRTKKGEAVGIGRLERYVADWYMAHREPEIKKPITNGKKVAVVGGGPAGLTCAGDLAKEGYEVTIFEAFHAAGGVLMYGIPEFRLPKALVQREIKTLKDLGVEIRTNMVIGKVLSLDELLEDGYEAIFVGSGAGLPSFMKIPGENLNGVYSANEFLTRVNLMKAYKFPDCDTPVRVSKNVAVVGGGNVAMDAARSAKRLGAENVYIVYRRSEEELPARAEEVHHAKEEGIKYKLLNNPVEILGTEKGWVKGMTCVTMTLGDMDASGRRRPIVQEGSEHILDVETVIIAIGQSPNPMITSTTPDLKTQSWGGIIVEESTGLSSKQGVYAGGDVVTGAATVILAMGAGKDAAKAIDTYIKSKK from the coding sequence ATGGCTAATATGTCATTAAAAAAAGTAAGCATGCCGGAGCAAGATCCAAATGTGAGAAATCGTAATTTTTTAGAGGTAGCCCAAGGCTATACAAAAGAACAAGCAATAGAAGAAGCAAATAGGTGCCTTCAATGTAAGACTAAACCATGTGTAGCAGGATGCCCTGTCATGGTTCAGATTCCTGAGTTTATTAAGCTGGTAGCTGAAGGTGATATGGAAGCGGCATACCATGTTATTAAAGAAACCAATAGTCTACCGGCAGTATGTGGAAGAGTATGTCCACAGGAATCACAGTGTGAGTTACTTTGTGTAAGAACAAAAAAAGGTGAAGCGGTAGGAATTGGTAGACTGGAGCGTTACGTTGCTGACTGGTATATGGCTCATAGAGAACCTGAGATTAAAAAACCAATCACCAATGGTAAAAAAGTGGCGGTTGTTGGAGGAGGACCGGCAGGCCTAACTTGTGCCGGTGACCTAGCAAAAGAAGGCTATGAAGTAACGATATTTGAAGCGTTTCATGCAGCTGGTGGTGTTTTGATGTATGGTATTCCGGAATTTAGATTACCCAAAGCATTGGTACAAAGAGAAATAAAAACATTAAAAGACCTAGGTGTAGAAATAAGAACCAATATGGTGATTGGAAAAGTATTATCATTAGATGAATTGCTTGAGGATGGTTATGAGGCAATTTTTGTGGGATCAGGAGCTGGGTTACCAAGCTTTATGAAAATACCAGGGGAAAATCTAAACGGAGTCTATTCTGCTAATGAATTTTTGACCCGTGTTAATCTGATGAAAGCTTATAAATTCCCTGATTGTGATACACCGGTACGCGTAAGTAAAAATGTAGCCGTTGTAGGTGGTGGGAATGTTGCTATGGATGCGGCAAGAAGCGCCAAGCGTCTTGGTGCGGAAAATGTCTACATTGTATACAGACGATCAGAAGAGGAACTTCCTGCAAGAGCTGAAGAAGTCCATCATGCTAAGGAGGAAGGTATCAAGTACAAACTATTAAACAACCCAGTTGAGATTCTTGGCACAGAGAAAGGTTGGGTCAAAGGTATGACTTGTGTGACAATGACCCTTGGTGATATGGATGCATCCGGAAGGCGACGTCCTATCGTTCAAGAAGGATCGGAGCACATATTGGATGTTGAGACGGTTATTATTGCCATCGGTCAAAGCCCGAATCCAATGATTACATCCACCACACCGGATCTTAAGACTCAAAGTTGGGGTGGAATTATTGTTGAAGAGTCCACAGGGCTTAGTAGTAAACAAGGTGTATATGCCGGTGGTGATGTTGTGACAGGCGCTGCAACAGTTATACTAGCTATGGGTGCCGGTAAAGATGCTGCAAAAGCGATTGATACATATATTAAAAGTAAAAAGTGA
- a CDS encoding glutamate synthase subunit beta has protein sequence MGKVTGFMEFDRNNGSYQPADKRITDFDDIFIPVDETEITIQAARCMDCGIPFCSSSCPLGNIIPDFNDLVYNNQWKKALQVLHTTNNFPEFTGKICPAPCESGCVLGLIKDPITIEHIELAIAEKGWAEGWIQPEPPAIRTGKTVAIVGSGPAGMAAAQQLARVGHSVTLFERSDAIGGAVRYGVPDYKLPKSYIQRRVDQMVAEGVQVRTSTNVGVDIPVDTLKNDFDVICLTGGSTEPRDLTISGRDLSGIHFAMDFLPQSNKRVAGGQIPEDIAITAEGKKVVVIGGGDTGSDCIGTSLRQGAVDVTQLELLPMPPKERDITQPWPVFPRLYKTSSSHDEAEATFNKDIREFSVGTKAFIGNDTGEVTGLRCVRLAWEDVDGRYTMKEIEGSEFTLEADLILFAMGFLHPEHTGLLDDLGVEYDSRGNVASDRSFQTSIPGIFTSGDMRRGQSLVVHAISEGRNMAYEVDKFLMGETYLRSTLK, from the coding sequence ATGGGTAAAGTTACAGGATTTATGGAATTTGATAGAAATAATGGTAGTTATCAGCCTGCTGATAAAAGAATCACTGATTTTGATGACATCTTCATACCTGTTGATGAAACCGAGATTACGATTCAAGCTGCAAGGTGTATGGATTGCGGTATCCCTTTTTGCTCATCAAGTTGTCCTCTTGGCAATATCATTCCGGACTTTAATGATCTGGTCTATAACAACCAATGGAAAAAAGCTTTGCAAGTCTTACACACAACCAACAACTTCCCGGAATTCACAGGAAAAATCTGTCCTGCACCCTGTGAAAGCGGTTGTGTCCTTGGACTGATTAAAGACCCGATTACCATCGAGCACATTGAACTAGCTATTGCAGAAAAAGGTTGGGCCGAAGGTTGGATTCAACCGGAACCACCTGCCATTCGAACCGGTAAAACAGTAGCTATCGTCGGTTCAGGCCCAGCAGGCATGGCAGCAGCTCAACAGTTGGCTCGAGTCGGACATAGCGTTACGCTTTTCGAACGTTCGGATGCAATCGGGGGTGCTGTAAGATACGGTGTACCGGACTATAAGTTACCAAAATCCTACATTCAAAGAAGGGTTGACCAAATGGTGGCTGAAGGGGTTCAAGTTAGAACCAGTACCAATGTTGGAGTCGATATCCCCGTTGATACTCTAAAGAACGATTTTGATGTTATCTGTTTAACCGGTGGTTCAACCGAACCTAGAGATCTAACCATCTCCGGTCGTGATCTTAGTGGTATCCATTTCGCTATGGATTTCTTACCTCAATCCAATAAACGGGTAGCCGGTGGGCAGATTCCAGAAGACATAGCGATTACCGCTGAAGGCAAAAAAGTAGTGGTGATTGGCGGTGGTGATACCGGTTCTGACTGTATCGGTACATCGCTGAGACAAGGTGCTGTTGATGTTACGCAACTTGAATTATTACCGATGCCTCCAAAGGAACGTGATATTACACAACCTTGGCCGGTATTCCCTAGACTCTACAAGACTTCTTCTTCTCATGATGAAGCAGAAGCAACCTTTAACAAAGATATTCGTGAGTTCTCAGTCGGTACCAAAGCTTTTATCGGTAATGATACAGGCGAAGTGACTGGACTTAGGTGTGTAAGACTGGCTTGGGAAGATGTCGATGGTCGTTACACGATGAAAGAAATAGAAGGCAGTGAATTTACCCTTGAAGCTGACTTGATTCTCTTTGCAATGGGCTTCTTGCACCCTGAACATACCGGACTTTTGGATGATCTTGGTGTAGAATACGACTCAAGAGGTAATGTTGCAAGTGACCGGTCTTTCCAAACTTCCATACCCGGTATTTTCACGTCCGGTGACATGCGACGTGGCCAATCTTTGGTTGTACACGCAATTTCAGAAGGAAGAAATATGGCTTATGAGGTGGATAAATTCTTAATGGGTGAAACCTATCTTAGAAGTACCTTGAAATAG
- the gltB gene encoding glutamate synthase large subunit — MKDTYGLPKQQGLYDPQFEHDNCGVGFVAHIKGKKSHSIVQKGLQVLVNLHHRGAVGADPNTGDGAGILIQIPHQFLTKVSQELDFTLPSEGHYGVGMVFLPQEPNARFYCEGIFEQVIQDEGLKLLGWRNVPINEKACGLTASGTRPMVHQLFIDRGDVAVADLERKLYILRKQVEKRIRDAKKSYTEAFYVVSLSSKTMIYKGQLLAHQIPDFFTDLKDKDMVSAIALVHQRYSTNTFPSWDLAQPFRYLAHNGEINTLRGNVNWMNTREGVLESDVFGDDIKKLFPIIEPSGSDSANLDNALELLLASGKSLAHAVAMLVPEAWQGHESMDEDKKGFYEYHAGLLEPWDGPAAIAFTDGKQIGAVLDRNGLRPARYLITKDDFVVLASETGVLPFEADTVVEKGRLQPGRMFLIDTEEQRIISDEEIKSTLATKKPYKAWVERNKIELSKLPVPHAILSLGADRLTQLQKVYGYTEEELKEVIAPMVLHGKEAIGSMGNDAALAVFSNKSQLLYNYFRQLFAQVTNPPIDPIREKLVMSLIQLLGDRGNILGELDPSVNINFIELQQPILDNANFEKIVHIRHKDFRSVKVPAVFHANKDGVDLKNALDILNQNVEENIKAGYNLIILTDRNVDKYHAPIPSLLAAASVHHHLIRKKLRTKVDLIVETGDARDVMHMALLIGYGVDAINPYIAFDSIQSLVHSGLYMEGQSIDITDAQKNYVKALNNGLLKIFSKMGICTLQSYHGAQIFEALGVSSDVVNNYFPGTASRIEGIDLDIIAKEVMMRHNAAFNTLRNPYINLLEGGEYSWRVGGEAHLFNPETVHKLQHACRTNDMKLFREYSGLINHQAEKLNTIRALLKFKSSNPIDIDEVEPIENILKRFATGAMSFGSISIEAHETLAKAMNSIGGKSNSGEGGESLDRLFDQSRRSSIKQVASGRFGVTTEYLVNCTELQIKMAQGAKPGEGGHLPGHKVSEAIAKVRHSTPGIALISPPPHHDIYSIEDLAQLIYDLKNVNDKARINVKLVSEVGVGTVAAGVSKAHADVVLISGCDGGTGAAPISSIKYAGLPWELGLAETHQTLLMNDLRSRIVVQADGQMKTGRDVAIAALLGAEEFGFATAALVVSGCIMMRKCQKNTCPVGVATQDPELRKFFTGKPEHVINFFTFIATELREIMAQLGFRTINEMVGRVDKLEPNKELLHWKSKSIDFNAILYKPELPSRIGTYCSTAQAHGLEHIFDRQLIKDALPALDNEENVYKEYDIRNVHRTVGTMLAGHISTSTKGENLPEDRIHYKFIGSGGQSFCAFGVKGMTFELEGDCNDYMGKGLSGAKIIVYPAKSAHFSYEDNIIVGNTLLYGATSGEVYINGMAGERFCVRNSGAVAVIEGVGDHGCEYMTGGTVVVLGKTGRNFGAGMSGGQAFVLAEDETFIKNKCNFEIVTAEKVTTDEDKALLRSLIEKHVLYTNSPKGKRILTDFDAYVAQFVKVIAPEYKLVLEKKAAAAVIN; from the coding sequence ATGAAGGACACTTACGGTTTACCAAAGCAGCAAGGCTTATACGACCCTCAGTTTGAACATGATAACTGCGGTGTAGGATTTGTAGCCCATATAAAAGGAAAGAAATCTCACAGTATCGTGCAGAAAGGTTTACAAGTACTCGTTAATCTACATCACCGCGGCGCTGTCGGCGCAGATCCTAATACAGGCGACGGTGCCGGCATCCTTATCCAAATACCACACCAGTTTTTGACCAAAGTTAGTCAAGAATTGGATTTTACATTACCATCCGAAGGCCACTACGGCGTAGGTATGGTTTTTTTGCCTCAAGAACCCAATGCAAGATTCTACTGTGAAGGTATCTTTGAACAGGTTATTCAAGACGAAGGTCTTAAACTTCTTGGTTGGCGTAATGTTCCAATTAATGAAAAAGCATGTGGTTTGACCGCTAGTGGCACACGCCCTATGGTACATCAACTCTTTATCGACAGAGGAGACGTTGCTGTCGCCGACTTAGAACGTAAACTCTATATTCTCAGAAAGCAAGTTGAAAAACGTATTCGCGATGCAAAAAAATCCTACACGGAAGCCTTTTATGTCGTTAGCCTTTCATCAAAAACCATGATTTATAAAGGCCAACTGTTGGCCCATCAAATACCCGATTTTTTTACTGATTTAAAAGATAAAGATATGGTCAGCGCCATCGCTTTGGTACATCAACGTTACAGTACCAACACTTTCCCTTCATGGGACCTTGCGCAGCCTTTTAGATATCTGGCTCATAATGGTGAAATCAACACATTACGCGGTAATGTCAACTGGATGAATACCCGAGAAGGTGTTCTGGAATCTGATGTATTCGGAGATGATATCAAAAAACTTTTCCCTATTATCGAACCTTCCGGATCTGATTCTGCTAACCTTGACAATGCGCTTGAGCTTCTTCTTGCCAGCGGCAAGTCTTTGGCCCATGCTGTTGCAATGCTCGTGCCTGAAGCATGGCAAGGCCACGAATCCATGGATGAAGATAAGAAGGGCTTTTATGAATATCATGCCGGACTTCTAGAACCTTGGGATGGTCCTGCAGCTATTGCCTTTACCGACGGTAAGCAGATTGGTGCCGTTCTTGATCGAAATGGTCTCCGTCCTGCAAGATATTTGATAACGAAAGATGATTTTGTCGTTCTAGCTTCAGAAACCGGTGTTTTACCTTTTGAAGCTGACACGGTTGTTGAAAAGGGTCGCTTGCAGCCCGGTAGAATGTTTCTCATTGATACCGAAGAACAAAGAATCATTTCCGATGAAGAAATCAAGTCTACGCTTGCTACTAAGAAGCCTTACAAGGCTTGGGTTGAAAGAAATAAGATAGAATTATCTAAATTGCCAGTACCTCATGCTATACTTTCCCTTGGTGCTGACCGCTTAACGCAACTCCAAAAAGTCTATGGTTATACAGAAGAAGAGCTTAAAGAAGTTATCGCACCAATGGTCCTTCATGGCAAAGAAGCAATAGGCTCCATGGGTAATGATGCCGCTTTGGCTGTCTTTTCTAACAAATCTCAGCTGTTATATAACTATTTTAGACAGTTGTTTGCTCAAGTTACCAACCCACCCATTGATCCAATTCGAGAAAAACTTGTTATGTCTTTAATTCAACTCCTTGGTGATCGTGGCAACATATTGGGTGAACTGGACCCTTCTGTCAATATTAACTTTATAGAACTACAACAACCTATTTTAGATAATGCAAACTTTGAAAAAATCGTTCATATTCGTCATAAAGATTTCAGGTCCGTAAAAGTTCCTGCTGTTTTCCATGCGAATAAAGACGGTGTGGATCTCAAAAATGCGCTCGACATCCTGAACCAGAATGTTGAAGAAAATATTAAAGCCGGTTACAACTTGATTATTCTAACAGACCGTAACGTAGATAAATATCATGCACCTATTCCGTCTCTTCTTGCAGCTGCAAGTGTGCACCATCACCTGATTCGTAAGAAGCTTCGTACAAAAGTCGACCTTATTGTCGAAACCGGTGATGCTAGAGATGTTATGCATATGGCTTTGTTAATTGGGTATGGTGTCGATGCAATAAACCCATACATTGCTTTTGACAGTATTCAAAGTCTTGTCCATTCAGGTTTGTATATGGAAGGTCAAAGCATCGATATAACCGATGCACAAAAGAACTATGTAAAAGCATTGAACAATGGTCTATTAAAGATTTTCTCAAAAATGGGTATTTGTACATTGCAAAGTTATCATGGTGCTCAGATTTTCGAGGCTTTGGGCGTAAGTTCTGATGTGGTTAACAATTATTTCCCAGGTACTGCTTCAAGAATCGAAGGTATTGATTTAGATATTATTGCTAAAGAGGTTATGATGCGTCACAATGCTGCTTTTAATACGCTACGCAATCCTTACATTAATTTGCTTGAAGGTGGTGAGTATTCCTGGCGTGTAGGCGGAGAAGCACATCTTTTTAATCCTGAAACGGTACACAAGTTACAACATGCATGCCGTACCAATGATATGAAGCTTTTTAGAGAATATTCAGGTTTGATTAATCATCAAGCAGAAAAGCTCAACACCATTCGTGCTCTATTAAAGTTCAAATCATCAAACCCGATTGATATAGATGAAGTTGAACCTATTGAAAACATATTAAAACGTTTCGCAACCGGTGCTATGTCTTTTGGTTCAATCAGTATTGAAGCCCATGAGACACTGGCAAAAGCCATGAATTCAATTGGGGGTAAATCCAATTCAGGTGAGGGTGGCGAAAGTCTTGATCGACTATTTGATCAAAGCAGACGAAGTTCCATAAAACAAGTGGCTTCCGGTCGTTTTGGTGTCACTACTGAATATTTGGTTAATTGTACAGAGCTCCAGATCAAGATGGCACAAGGCGCTAAACCTGGAGAAGGCGGCCACCTACCCGGTCATAAAGTTTCTGAAGCCATTGCAAAAGTACGTCACTCAACTCCAGGCATCGCCTTAATATCTCCACCGCCCCATCATGACATCTACTCTATTGAAGACTTAGCCCAACTGATTTATGACTTAAAGAATGTCAATGATAAAGCACGTATCAATGTTAAGCTTGTCTCCGAAGTAGGCGTAGGTACTGTTGCTGCAGGTGTATCAAAAGCCCACGCTGATGTCGTTCTTATATCCGGTTGTGATGGCGGAACCGGTGCAGCACCCATAAGTTCGATTAAATATGCCGGACTACCTTGGGAGCTCGGACTTGCAGAAACACATCAGACGCTTCTCATGAATGACTTACGTAGTCGTATTGTTGTTCAGGCTGACGGCCAGATGAAAACCGGTCGAGATGTTGCCATTGCTGCTCTGCTTGGTGCTGAGGAGTTTGGTTTTGCAACCGCAGCCTTAGTCGTTTCCGGATGTATCATGATGCGTAAATGCCAGAAAAATACCTGTCCTGTAGGTGTTGCTACTCAGGATCCTGAGTTACGTAAATTCTTCACAGGTAAACCTGAGCATGTCATCAATTTCTTTACTTTTATTGCAACAGAACTGAGAGAAATCATGGCTCAACTTGGCTTTAGAACTATAAACGAAATGGTTGGTCGTGTGGATAAACTTGAGCCCAATAAGGAACTCCTGCACTGGAAATCAAAAAGCATTGATTTTAATGCTATTCTTTATAAGCCGGAGCTTCCTTCTCGTATCGGAACGTATTGTTCCACCGCTCAGGCCCATGGTTTAGAACATATATTTGACCGACAACTTATCAAAGATGCCCTTCCTGCACTGGATAATGAAGAAAATGTTTATAAAGAGTATGACATTAGGAATGTACACCGTACCGTCGGAACAATGCTTGCCGGACACATTTCCACCTCCACCAAAGGTGAGAACCTACCTGAAGATCGTATTCATTATAAATTTATCGGTTCTGGAGGCCAAAGCTTCTGTGCTTTTGGTGTCAAAGGTATGACTTTTGAACTAGAAGGTGATTGTAATGACTACATGGGCAAAGGACTATCCGGTGCTAAAATCATCGTGTACCCTGCAAAATCAGCGCACTTCTCCTATGAAGACAATATTATTGTGGGTAACACTCTTTTATATGGTGCTACTTCCGGTGAGGTCTATATTAACGGTATGGCAGGTGAACGCTTCTGTGTTAGAAATTCCGGTGCCGTGGCTGTTATCGAAGGTGTTGGTGACCATGGTTGCGAATATATGACAGGAGGAACAGTGGTTGTTCTTGGGAAAACCGGTCGAAACTTTGGTGCCGGTATGTCAGGCGGACAAGCTTTTGTTCTTGCCGAGGATGAAACCTTTATAAAAAACAAGTGTAATTTTGAAATTGTTACAGCCGAAAAGGTCACAACAGATGAAGATAAAGCACTTCTAAGATCCCTAATCGAAAAACATGTACTCTATACGAACAGCCCTAAAGGCAAACGTATACTCACTGATTTTGACGCTTATGTAGCACAATTTGTGAAAGTTATTGCACCTGAATATAAACTGGTTCTTGAGAAAAAAGCTGCTGCGGCAGTCATCAATTAG
- a CDS encoding histidine phosphatase family protein, with protein MLEIYITRHGETQWNKIRRFQGQGDSELTELGKQQAAWLGQRLKNIGIKTIYSSPLGRAKHTSEIMNAYIGGKIIYDDRLKEMHVGDWEGRLISEIEIEMPTEHSDFWHNPKEFSLEGQESFESVQNRAAEFFEELLRKHSAGRIFIVAHAIVIKGLLNYIQGRDVEHFWEGKHILPTSLTRINADEDRLSVVYMSDVSHYEKPMEQGWFIDEV; from the coding sequence ATGCTAGAGATTTATATTACACGACATGGTGAGACCCAGTGGAATAAAATAAGAAGATTTCAAGGTCAGGGCGATTCTGAACTGACGGAACTGGGAAAACAACAGGCGGCATGGTTAGGACAAAGACTAAAAAATATTGGTATCAAAACCATATATTCCAGTCCTCTTGGTAGGGCTAAACATACATCAGAAATTATGAATGCTTATATTGGTGGCAAAATTATTTATGACGATCGACTAAAAGAAATGCATGTAGGCGATTGGGAAGGTAGGTTGATATCAGAAATCGAGATAGAGATGCCGACGGAACATTCGGATTTCTGGCATAACCCTAAAGAATTCTCATTAGAAGGTCAAGAAAGCTTTGAAAGTGTTCAAAACAGAGCAGCAGAATTCTTTGAAGAACTACTTAGAAAGCATAGCGCCGGAAGAATATTTATCGTCGCCCACGCTATCGTTATAAAAGGCCTATTAAATTATATTCAGGGTCGGGATGTGGAACATTTTTGGGAAGGCAAGCATATATTGCCTACAAGCCTGACAAGAATCAATGCAGACGAAGATCGACTCAGTGTGGTTTACATGAGTGACGTCTCTCACTATGAAAAACCCATGGAACAAGGTTGGTTTATTGATGAGGTTTAA
- a CDS encoding sulfide/dihydroorotate dehydrogenase-like FAD/NAD-binding protein yields MYKIVKKEALNTTVKLLEIEAPLIAKKAQPGQFIILRTDEEGERIPLTIADYDREKGTVTIIFQEVGKTTKVLGALKVGDKILDFVGPLGRASHLDGYKNAVVIGGGLGSAIAYPQAKKLHEMGTKVTTIAGFRNKELIILEKEMSAVSNQLFVTTDDGSNGNKGFVTDELKKLIDQDASIDLVIAIGPLIMMKFVSQLTKSHGIKTLVSMNPVMIDGTGMCGGCRVTVAGETKFACVDGPDFDGHEIDFDEAMRRQMMYKEQEAESMEQHNCRLGGIIDG; encoded by the coding sequence ATGTATAAAATTGTGAAAAAAGAAGCATTGAATACGACGGTAAAGCTTCTTGAGATTGAAGCGCCATTAATAGCAAAAAAAGCACAGCCTGGGCAGTTTATCATACTTAGAACCGATGAAGAGGGTGAAAGAATACCCCTTACCATTGCCGACTATGACCGTGAAAAGGGCACTGTCACGATCATATTTCAAGAGGTAGGTAAAACAACAAAAGTATTAGGCGCTTTGAAAGTTGGGGACAAAATTCTTGATTTTGTAGGACCTTTGGGGAGAGCTTCCCATTTAGACGGGTATAAAAATGCTGTCGTTATAGGTGGTGGCCTAGGATCAGCCATTGCTTATCCTCAAGCAAAGAAATTGCATGAAATGGGGACGAAAGTTACGACCATAGCAGGTTTTAGAAACAAAGAACTGATTATTCTTGAAAAAGAAATGTCAGCAGTGAGTAATCAGCTGTTTGTTACAACCGATGATGGTTCTAATGGTAACAAAGGATTTGTTACAGATGAGCTCAAAAAATTAATTGATCAAGATGCTTCCATTGATCTTGTTATCGCCATTGGCCCATTGATAATGATGAAGTTTGTGAGCCAGTTAACCAAGTCCCATGGGATTAAAACGTTAGTAAGCATGAATCCGGTTATGATTGACGGTACCGGCATGTGTGGTGGATGTAGAGTGACAGTGGCTGGTGAAACGAAGTTTGCTTGTGTAGATGGACCTGATTTTGACGGGCATGAGATTGACTTTGATGAAGCAATGAGAAGACAAATGATGTACAAAGAGCAAGAAGCTGAGAGTATGGAGCAACACAATTGTCGTTTAGGAGGTATCATAGATGGCTAA
- a CDS encoding GGGtGRT protein, with protein MMLFESYDRRINQITPVLEKYELGTLEDARQLCLDKGVDVHEIVKGIQPICFDNALWSYTLGAAIAIKKGQTAAADVAETLGEGLQAFCIPGSVADQRAVGIGHGNLAAMLLREETQCFALVAGHESFAAAEGAIGIAMSANRVRTNPLRVILNGLGKDAAYMISRINGFTHVETELDYATGKLNVIKETRFSDGPRGAVKCFGADDVVEGVAIMHAEGVDVSITGNSTNPTRFQHPTVGTYKKECNLLGKKFFSVASGGGTGRTLHPDNMGAGPASYGMTDTMGRMHSDAQFAGSSSVPAHVEMMGLIGMGNNPMVGASVAVAVAVEEAMRKA; from the coding sequence ATCATGTTATTTGAAAGTTATGATAGAAGAATCAATCAAATTACGCCAGTACTTGAAAAATATGAGCTTGGTACATTAGAAGATGCCAGACAATTATGTTTAGACAAAGGCGTTGATGTTCATGAAATCGTTAAAGGCATTCAACCTATCTGTTTTGATAACGCATTGTGGTCATACACTTTAGGTGCTGCTATTGCAATAAAAAAAGGTCAAACTGCTGCTGCTGACGTTGCTGAAACGCTTGGTGAAGGCCTACAGGCTTTCTGTATTCCAGGTTCAGTTGCTGATCAAAGAGCTGTTGGTATCGGTCACGGTAATCTAGCTGCTATGCTTCTTAGAGAAGAAACACAATGTTTTGCTTTGGTTGCCGGTCATGAGTCTTTTGCTGCTGCTGAAGGTGCCATTGGTATTGCTATGAGCGCTAATAGAGTTAGAACCAACCCACTTAGAGTTATCTTAAATGGCCTTGGAAAAGATGCTGCTTATATGATTTCTAGAATCAACGGTTTTACACATGTTGAGACTGAGCTTGATTATGCTACCGGCAAGCTTAATGTGATCAAAGAAACACGTTTTTCTGATGGTCCTCGTGGCGCTGTTAAGTGCTTCGGTGCTGATGATGTTGTTGAAGGTGTTGCTATTATGCATGCTGAAGGCGTTGATGTTTCTATAACAGGAAACTCAACTAACCCTACTCGCTTCCAACACCCTACTGTTGGTACTTACAAGAAAGAATGTAACCTTCTTGGTAAGAAATTCTTCTCTGTTGCTTCAGGTGGTGGTACTGGTAGAACTTTACATCCTGATAATATGGGTGCTGGTCCAGCTTCTTATGGTATGACAGATACTATGGGTAGAATGCACTCTGATGCTCAGTTTGCTGGTTCTTCTTCAGTTCCTGCTCACGTTGAGATGATGGGATTAATCGGAATGGGTAACAACCCTATGGTTGGTGCTTCTGTTGCGGTTGCTGTTGCTGTCGAAGAGGCTATGAGGAAGGCTTAA
- a CDS encoding iron-sulfur cluster assembly scaffold protein — protein sequence MIYSHEVENMCTVSRGPIHGPAPIPEEGKWVKAYDVTDISGLTHGIGWCAPQQGACKLTLNVKEGIIHEALIETIGCSGMTHSAAMASEILTGKTILEALNTDLVCDAINVAMRELFLQISYGRTQTAFSEGGLPIGAGLEDLGKGLRSQVGTMYGTSAKGVRYLEMAEGYVVGMGLDANGEVIGYRFVHLGKMMEMVAKGIDANEAMEKATSQYGRFNEAVKVIDPRHE from the coding sequence ATGATTTACTCACATGAAGTAGAAAATATGTGTACAGTTTCAAGAGGACCAATTCACGGACCCGCTCCAATTCCAGAAGAAGGAAAATGGGTCAAAGCTTATGATGTTACCGATATTTCCGGTTTAACACATGGTATCGGTTGGTGCGCACCTCAACAAGGCGCATGTAAATTAACCCTTAACGTAAAAGAAGGTATTATCCATGAGGCTCTAATCGAAACCATTGGTTGTTCAGGCATGACTCATTCTGCTGCTATGGCTTCAGAGATCCTAACAGGAAAAACTATTCTAGAAGCTTTGAACACGGACTTAGTCTGTGATGCCATCAACGTTGCTATGAGAGAACTTTTCTTACAAATTTCTTATGGTAGAACGCAAACAGCTTTCTCCGAAGGTGGCCTACCTATTGGCGCTGGCCTTGAAGACCTTGGTAAAGGATTAAGATCACAAGTTGGTACGATGTATGGCACAAGTGCTAAAGGTGTACGTTACCTCGAAATGGCTGAAGGTTATGTTGTCGGTATGGGACTTGATGCTAATGGCGAAGTCATCGGATACAGATTTGTTCATCTTGGAAAAATGATGGAAATGGTTGCTAAAGGTATAGATGCTAATGAAGCAATGGAAAAAGCAACGAGTCAATACGGTCGTTTTAACGAAGCTGTTAAAGTCATAGACCCAAGACACGAATAG